The sequence AAACCACACCAGCGCCGTCCTCAACGGCGAGATCTACGTGATCGGGGGTGAGGCTGCAAAgaccctgggggtgctgctgggctggggctctaTGGGTGCCCCAGGGTGGCTGCAGTGTCCTGTCACCCTGCAGGGACAACAGTGGACGTGGTGGAGGTGGAGCGCTACGACCCATACAACAAGAGCTGGTGTGCCATCAGCCCAGCCCTCAAGTACGTGAGCAATTTTgcagctgccagctgcctgggcaaGCTCTACCTGGTGGGCTCCTGCGCCGTCAAGTACAACGCGCTCACTCTGCAGTGCTACAACCCCGTTCAAGGTGagagctggccctgctgccaccccgCCAGTGGGACAGGGACTGAGGGGGACCCCCAGGCAGGTGACAGCCCTGGACTGCCAGGCACGGTCCTGTGGGATGTGAGCAGGTGCTGAGAGGCTGTGGTGGTGGCTGTGGTGGGGCTGTTAGCAGCACAAACCTGAGTCACGGGTGCCTGACaaaccccagagctgagctTCAGTGGAGTGCAATCTCTGGGGCATTGGGATGAGCtaagcagctcccacagctgcctGCCTTAGGGAGAAACTAACACCCTGTGACAATGCCACCTCCTCAAGCAGACTCcttcccatcccacagcaccaGTACAAGCCACATCCCTACCCCCCTGTGCAAGACCCTCGACTGGGATGGGGACTGTGGTGCCCGTCTGCCTGGCTGGTCTGCCCCCTCCCTTTCAAATTCTCCCTGAAATAGCAGTGCTtttttcagcaatggcagctgcATGGAGAGCCAAGGGTGGGGTGCGCTGCTAATGACTGCTCCTTGCAGATCTGTGGAGTGTGATCACATCTCCCTTCATCCCCAAGTACCTCTCAGCCCCACGCTGTGCCACTCTGCGTGGGCTCATCTACCTCATCGGGGATAACACCAAGAAGGTCCATGTGTACAACCCAGAGGCCAACAtctggcagaaggtgggatGTGGGACCAGGCACGATCAGCCTCCCAGGGCTATGGGGATGGTgttcccagctgcctcccctcagtgccagcaccccTTCTCCCTCCTACCCACTCATCCCTTGGTTCTATTTacacctgcagagctgagggtgCCCCATTCCTTCCTGCCCTACTCCCCATCATACAGGCACGAGGCACCAGAGGCCCCCAAGCcccacagaaagaaaagatggGGTAGGGAGACACATCTGGGGGGGGTCACTGTCCTCTGTGGTGGGAGTAGGAGGTCACCCAGGAGTCCCTGCACGTCTCACCCTGTCCCTCACACAGGTGCAGCTCCTACACACCCTGCATGAGAACGGTGGgatggtggcactgggtgacCGGCTCTTTGTCACCGGTGGCCACTGGAAGGGCATGGACGGGGACTACCGGGTAGAAATGGAGGTGTACGACTGCTCCAAGGACCTCTGGACACGCGagggctccctgccctgcctctggcTCTTCCACAGCTCCTCCTCCATCTTCATGGACACCTCCAAATGGACAGAACCTTTCCAGGGTGACCATGGGTGGTAGGAGAGCCTCAGTAATGCTTGTCACCCTATGCAGCCATGCTCCCCTTTTCTCTGCTGCCTGTTCAGACTGGTGAGTGGGAGGTGgaaagccctgtgccaggctggctggggcaCCAGGAGCATGTTCTCCCCCACCACTGCAGGGAAAAGGCTTTTCCTTATAAACACGCTTTGGTTAATGCTCTCTTCTTTTCATTtgtgggtttgtgttttttttagAATTGCATTtcccacccccccaaaccctaAAGATTTTAGGGTATTTTAAGTGTGGTTCATCGCATCAAAGCCTGACATTGCTGCTTGTGCATAATCCTGGTTTCTCTGCTGGGATACTCGGCACGCACCCCAGGGAAGTGATCCATggccatggtgaagcagctggcACCTGGGTGAGCCCCGCTGGTGCGGTGGCTCCTGCCCCAGCCGGTGGCAGAGGGATGGGCGAGCACAAGTTGAGGTTTCCCCGCCGGCTGGGCCCACAGCCAGCCCCGCAGGACGGCTCAGCTGTTCCCGCTCCGCTTGTTCGGTGCTTTCGAGGCGTTACAAGCACGGGGCGCTGAGGAGCCCCGGGGCTGGCACGTCCCTCTCCCGGCGCTGCCCCGCTGGGCCCGCGGGAGCTTttcccggcggggcggccccgaGGGCAGAGCCCAGTGGCGAGGCGGGCCcgaggcggggccgggccgcccTCCGGTAGCGGCGGCGGGATGCGGCTGCCGGAGCTGTGCCTGGCGCTCCTCTACGCCGCCGGCAGCGGCACCGAAGCGCCGCGGGCAGCCCGGGAGCGGCCGCTGGCCCCGGGACGCGGGGAGCCCCGCGTGGATCCCCGGCAGGCGTGGATGCTGCTGGCCGGGAGCCCCGGGAGGGGCAGCGGCgagcggggccgcggcggcTCCGGGGCTCTCACGGCAGCAGCGGGCCCCGGCTCCCCGGGAAAAACAACCGCGGGAcccggggccggcccggccgcccccgccgtgcccgaggagctgctgagggagctgcagctcctgctcagaggtaccgggctggggacacagggtgggagctgtggggacagcGGGACAAGGCgaagcagggctgggcagcagagccaggaaaaGTGAAGGTTCCCTTCCTAACGTCAGACTCGGTGGGGTTCGGGGTCAGGCACGGCAAAGATGTGCAGgacagctggggaagggtctaaGGAGGAGCAAAGCAGCAAAGGCAGCGGCCAGGCCGGGGCCCAGCGTCGTGTGGAAGCAGCTTTCCATTGCCAAACGCGTgcagacatcgctgtggagcagAAGGcgtggcaggagctgggaccGTTCTACATTGTGAGTGCCCAGCCTGCCCCTTTTCCCTGTCTGCAGGGGCacctgtcctggcacagggactCCTCCTCTAACTCGAGCCATTCCCTATGCCAGCCTGAGAGGGAGGAGATGTTCCACCGTGGCCCGGGGCTGAACCTGACCAGCGGGCAGTACACAGCCCCCCTTGCAGGATTCTACACCTTCAGCAGCACGCTGCACATCGGTGAGGCCTCCGACAGCcccgcggcgctgccggggcaggcTGGGATGGCCTCACCCCCCGCTCTGTCCCAGCGCGCAGGGAGCCGCGGAGGAAGAGGCAGGGATGCCGAGGGAGCCGCCTGCGGGTGCTGATCTGTGTGcagtcctgctgccagcacaacAGGTAcgggccagggccagggagggggaaaggagccCAGCACCGCTGGGAAAGGAGGGGCTGCTCCCCCCACCACTGCCCTTGCTCTTCTGCAGCCATCTGGAGAGTGTGtcccagctggagagcagcgGGGACCTTTTCACCATCTCTGTCACGGGCACCCTTTACCTGCAGGTGAGTGGGGCCAGCTCCACTGGCAcagtgctgggcaggaaggTGCCTTCCATGgccccaggccagggctgggcatcAGGTCCCAGAGACAATCAGGTCAGAGCTCTGCTAGGGCACAGCCTGTGGCTGGGCTGCCCTAAAGGCCTTGTGCTGCTCTTTTCCCAGAAGGAAGGGGaggggcagctcctccagctcttggttgctgtgtgcaggcagagctctctCCTTGGCCCTGCCAGGCCATGCCTGGTGCCCGGGGGAGGTGTCCTGCCCTGCTAACCCCTCTCTCCCCCCAGGCTGGCCAGTATGCCTCTGTCTTTGTGGACAACACTGCAGGCTCTCCTCTCACCATTCAAAGTGGCTCCGatttcagtgctgtgctgctgggagtgTGAAGAGGCTGAACCGTGCTgaacctgtgccaggagcagccacacccttccctgtgccagccaccATCGTCTCCCCTGCTCAGCACCCAGCCTAAGGAAGACCATTTGCTCATACAGGGAGCTGCAGTCTGGTCTGACACTGCTCGTGCTGCAGAACCAGCTGAAGATGGACAAAAGAtcatgaagaagaagaagatgatgatgatgatgatgatgatgatagtAATAAAGCAGCCTGAGCAGGACCTAAAGGCATTCACTTTTATCTGAAGGCTAGACCTAGAAGTTTATCTTGGAAAACACTGCTGACAGTGGCAGCAGatggctgcctggggctcagCTCCCACCGTGCCTGGTACAAAGCCCCACAGGTCCATTTTTGCCCTTGGTGgacttcccttccctgcccagaCTTAGTCTCAGCAGCCCAGGCCAGATTCTGCATTGCTTTAGCTCCCTGCAGTGTGTGAGCAGGGGCTTCTGGCAGGAGCCAACATCTTTCCCACCAATCACCAAAGCAAAGTCCCAACAATGCTGCATGTTGGATTAAAGCAAATTCCTGCGCCGTGGCTTTGCAGAGCAGGCactccctgcctgtggcacagggcctggctgtggcagcccagATAGAGCCCAGCTCTTTGCTCTGGCAGTGATagctgcccctgggctcagcagggcacaggctacgtgacacagccagggctgcaccaggAACGGTGAGCGTTTGATTTCCCAGTAGCACTCAGAGCTGGGCAAgtggtgccagcagcactgcaagaTAGCCTGAGCTAACAGCCCCACCTTctcccagggatgtccctgcccttctccACGGGCTGCATCTCCTTGAGGAGCCTGGTGAAGGAGCTGTTAATGCAGCAGTTCATGGGTAGGGGTGTTTGGGTCTGGAAAAAGGGGGAGCTGAGAAGGGAAAGCAAGTTGCCTTTCTGAAATTTGCCATCAGGGTTTATTTTGCCACAAACAGAAGCAACTCtatgctgctctgggctctccaAATTTGCCTTTCAAGAGTAGAAACAGGAGAGTGTGCTGCTAACAAAGGcattccctcccagctcatcctgcACTGCAACCTTACACCAAAACACACAGGAATGGCTGGGAGCATAACAAGCTGGCAGAGGACAAGCACTACCCAAAATCTGTGCCAGAGGGCCACTTCCTTCCTCAGTGCTCTGCAGGAGATGCAGAGAGTCAGTGTGCACCCTCAGCCCATGAAGTGTAACTCACTACTGCTGGAGCAGAAATAGAATTAAGATGGTCAAGCCACCTGTCCCAAACAGGACAGCCATCGTGTGCTCCAGCAaacagcccaggagctgggacCAAATCCCAGAGTTCCAGGGGtacagaaaacagaaaggagCCAGGGAagcctcacagccctgcacaaAACAGCAGGCACCACCCTGCCCTTGCCCCCATCCCCTGGGACTACAGCTGTGCCTCATCAGAGCAAGGAGGCAACCACAATGCACATCCCTCAGCCCACCTCCCTCCCTGGGAGCCCCCTCACACACagggtgggaaatgggaaacTTCAGGGCTTAGGTAGCCCAATCCATTTAGCTTTCATTCTGTCATTTGGTCTTAGGCCAAATTTTCTCTGGAAAACAGCACACTGACTGCAGCAACAGCTGGCAGAGGCACTGAGACAGGATGAGATACCAGACACTAATTAGTACCTAAAACCTGAGATGCCTTCTCCTCAGAtagcacacagagcctgcctgcagctcagctgccttTTCACCAAGTCCATTTGGTGAAAATGCTTTTTCCAAAAAACATCAGGAGCAAACTCCAGCCATGTTTTCCATACAAACTTTGTGGTAAAACTCCAATGTGTTCTGCAAGCACAGGGCAGGtatgctgctgctctgcaaggGTGTTTGTGTCCCTCAGCTGCAAGCAACCTCACAGCCCAGCTTCAGAGCCAGATTTCCTACCCAGTGTGAAGGACAGCTCATACCAGATCCCAAACTGATGGCCTGGAGGATCTCACAGTCTGTATGGTAGAGCCTGTCTGAGTCCTGGAACTCCTGACTCTCCCAGGGACTTGCACAAAGCTCAAGGATGTGGACAGCAGAACTGTCCCATTAaaagctggcacagctgatgcccCCAGATGCCTCCTGGTAGCACCCCTGCCAAGTGAATTCACTGTGTTTGCAGAGACATTCAACACTAAGTGAGCTAAACCTGTAGGAAAGGcattttgtgctgttcttgtgagcaAGCAAAGGCTTCCTAAAGATAAGGAAAGCCCCATATCTCTCTCAAGGAAGACACCAAGGCGATGTgatgaaggagagaaagttAAAAGATACAGACTCTAGCTGGCTCACAGAATGATGTGGCTCCTTGTTCACCTATtgagaactttgtttctttcttatgaCCAATGGGCAGTGAATGTGCCTGTTAAGTGAAATGTGAATATCTTTGAAAAACTATAAAAGTAACATGTTGCTCTAATAAATCTCTCTTGCACACCCTTCTGATGGAGCCTTGGTGCTTTGTGCCGTGCCATGCTCTAGAGTGACAGCAGCTGTcagacacattttctgaaaaatcctttccttaggatttttcctcctgagaagctgagaggcctcaggaatgacatgtaaacaatggttatctgctgctgtggaatgcaacaggtgggtctgggattggtctcatggggatgtttctaattaatggccaatcacagtcagctggcttggacagagagtctgggacagctgcctttgttttcattctgccctttctattcttagcttagccagccttctgaggagaaccttttcttctattctttgagtatagttttaatataatatagatgataaaataataaatcaagccttctgaaacatggggTCAGGATAAGGAAAGAGACGAGGATCTAAGACCCCTGCGAACACCGTTACAATCAAGCTATTAGAAAAAACCCCATCTTTATTTACACTGGAGAGCAcccagcaggagccaggctcCTGCAGGCACACATGCATGCccacagagctctcccctggctgagcaggtgcCTCAGTGCTCGATGCGCACCAGCATGACGGTGACGTTGTCGGCCGAGCCGCGCTGCACGGCCTTGCTGGCCAGCCTGTTACACGCGGCCTCGTAGCGAGCGTCGGCCTCCAGCCTCCCTTCTCTCATCTGGATATTCTTATCCTGTTGGGACAGAGCAATCTCACTGCTCCCAGCAAAGGTGGGGTGTTGTATTGTGTTCTTATATGTTTTAATTGCATTAAGTTGTACTTTGGTTTATCCCAGTTTCCCCCCCTGTTATATTGGTTCTGCCCTTGCTGCCGCCTGCGACAGTGGGGTTGtgttttccaaacactgggAAGCAAAACAAATGCAGACAGCCTAGGGGATACCTAGAGGACACTCTGGCAGAAGCCCATTTTGTGCCCTCTGCAGTGACAAACCCAGCCCTCCCATGCCACTTCTCCTCACCTCCAGGCAGGACACAATGAAGTTCACAGCTTCTTCTGGTGTAAAGACTTTAAAGAGGCCATCACACGCTATCAGAATGAACCTGGAAATCAAGTGGAGACAGATTCCAAGGCTGAATTTTTGGCTTCTCAACCACAA comes from Agelaius phoeniceus isolate bAgePho1 chromosome 10, bAgePho1.hap1, whole genome shotgun sequence and encodes:
- the ERFE gene encoding erythroferrone isoform X1, with the translated sequence MRLPELCLALLYAAGSGTEAPRAARERPLAPGRGEPRVDPRQAWMLLAGSPGRGSGERGRGGSGALTAAAGPGSPGKTTAGPGAGPAAPAVPEELLRELQLLLRGTAKMCRTAGEGSKEEQSSKGSGQAGAQRRVEAAFHCQTRADIAVEQKAWQELGPFYIPEREEMFHRGPGLNLTSGQYTAPLAGFYTFSSTLHIARREPRRKRQGCRGSRLRVLICVQSCCQHNSHLESVSQLESSGDLFTISVTGTLYLQCCAAGSVKRLNRAEPVPGAATPFPVPATIVSPAQHPA
- the ERFE gene encoding erythroferrone isoform X2; protein product: MRLPELCLALLYAAGSGTEAPRAARERPLAPGRGEPRVDPRQAWMLLAGSPGRGSGERGRGGSGALTAAAGPGSPGKTTAGPGAGPAAPAVPEELLRELQLLLRGTAKMCRTAGEGSKEEQSSKGSGQAGAQRRVEAAFHCQTRADIAVEQKAWQELGPFYIPEREEMFHRGPGLNLTSGQYTAPLAGFYTFSSTLHIARREPRRKRQGCRGSRLRVLICVQSCCQHNSHLESVSQLESSGDLFTISVTGTLYLQAGQYASVFVDNTAGSPLTIQSGSDFSAVLLGV